Proteins encoded by one window of Cuniculiplasma divulgatum:
- a CDS encoding tryptophan--tRNA ligase encodes MDSNLDPWGSLQVKDYKKMREEFGIEPFNFDLNDNKMARRNLIVGQRDFWRIREAIERKDKFAAMTGLMPSGDMHLGSKAIIEQMIYFQQKGAEVYIAVADLESYATRNISLEKARSIAIENFLLNYIALGLKKCHFYFQSTNSRVQKFAFVLSKEVTFSEMKAIYGFDESKRMLELNSPIIQASDILSPQIYGEPMPTIVPVGADQDPHIRLTRDISGRMDIIKVKKNGNGLMFSIGGNDPPEPVFQIIGKISEKLKFKISRKNAKYRTAEVENFEGDLYELELQIAKMERSLNVNATIAPSSMIMRLETGIRGGKMSKSVPDSTISLNDTTVEADKKIRRALTGGRESVEEQKKLGGNPYICPVFELYMYHLSREDKDLKKVEEECKSGVRLCGSCKIEASELMKQFLIELKEKRENSRHLIKDYMENE; translated from the coding sequence GTGGATTCAAATCTTGATCCCTGGGGATCTTTGCAGGTAAAAGATTATAAAAAAATGCGGGAAGAGTTCGGCATAGAGCCATTCAACTTCGATCTCAACGACAACAAAATGGCAAGAAGGAATCTCATAGTTGGACAGAGAGACTTCTGGAGGATCAGGGAAGCAATTGAAAGAAAGGATAAATTTGCAGCAATGACAGGGCTGATGCCCTCTGGAGATATGCACCTGGGCAGCAAAGCCATTATAGAACAGATGATCTATTTCCAGCAGAAGGGGGCAGAAGTTTACATTGCCGTTGCAGATCTGGAATCATATGCAACCAGAAATATATCTCTGGAAAAGGCAAGGTCCATAGCCATAGAGAACTTCCTTCTCAATTACATTGCTCTTGGGCTTAAGAAATGCCATTTCTATTTCCAGTCCACAAACTCCAGGGTACAGAAATTTGCATTCGTATTATCGAAGGAGGTAACATTCTCTGAGATGAAGGCAATCTATGGTTTTGATGAATCAAAGAGGATGCTGGAATTAAATTCTCCAATTATACAGGCATCAGACATACTGAGCCCTCAGATATATGGGGAGCCAATGCCAACCATAGTCCCAGTTGGTGCTGATCAGGACCCGCATATAAGGCTCACAAGGGATATAAGTGGAAGGATGGATATAATCAAGGTGAAAAAAAATGGAAACGGCCTCATGTTTTCCATAGGCGGTAATGATCCTCCTGAACCGGTTTTCCAGATAATTGGTAAAATTTCAGAAAAACTCAAATTCAAAATAAGCAGAAAAAACGCTAAATACAGAACAGCAGAGGTTGAGAACTTTGAAGGCGATCTCTATGAACTGGAATTGCAAATAGCGAAAATGGAAAGAAGTCTTAATGTAAATGCAACCATTGCACCATCCTCAATGATTATGAGGCTTGAGACTGGAATCCGCGGGGGAAAAATGAGCAAATCCGTTCCTGACTCGACCATATCCCTAAATGACACAACGGTGGAAGCTGATAAAAAGATCAGGCGGGCACTTACAGGGGGAAGAGAAAGTGTGGAAGAACAGAAGAAGCTAGGCGGAAATCCATATATATGCCCTGTTTTTGAGCTTTACATGTATCATTTATCAAGGGAAGATAAAGATTTGAAAAAGGTTGAAGAAGAGTGTAAATCTGGCGTCAGGCTGTGTGGATCATGTAAGATTGAGGCATCTGAACTAATGAAGCAGTTCCTTATAGAGTTAAAAGAAAAGAGAGAAAATTCACGACATCTCATTAAGGATTATATGGAGAATGAGTGA
- a CDS encoding Rossmann-fold NAD(P)-binding domain-containing protein: protein MKFITEKDVENNLRMKELMDILEDAFVEYGEGRADASPRDRLFTGSAFLNTMPAYIDKYGIAGLKTYVAGVNGAKFVVMFSLTEDPENFFVVEANRLGQMRTGALPGMVSRKLLKDHKSDVKFLLIGSGYQAETQLESMKIALDLDEAAVYSRTTAHAEEFAKKMREKLSMDIRVENNRENFRNYNVINSVTNAKDPVITEKNAPEYYHMNLIGANLLNRREVSSDVMRSSDLVIVEHMGQAMLESAEIQDVNGSEKLMELKDFIREGPIQSRRSVFKTMGIGLEDIVAGYLVVKNMGLI, encoded by the coding sequence ATGAAATTCATAACCGAAAAGGATGTAGAGAATAACCTGAGAATGAAGGAACTAATGGACATACTGGAGGATGCATTCGTGGAATATGGTGAGGGCAGGGCCGATGCAAGCCCCAGGGATAGGTTGTTTACAGGGTCTGCCTTCCTGAATACAATGCCAGCATACATAGATAAATACGGAATCGCAGGGCTGAAAACATATGTGGCTGGGGTAAATGGGGCGAAATTTGTTGTAATGTTTTCTCTTACGGAGGACCCTGAGAATTTTTTTGTCGTGGAGGCAAACCGTCTTGGTCAGATGAGAACAGGAGCTCTACCGGGAATGGTTTCAAGAAAATTACTTAAGGATCATAAATCAGATGTAAAATTTCTACTTATAGGCTCAGGATATCAGGCAGAGACACAGCTCGAGTCAATGAAGATTGCTCTGGATCTGGATGAGGCTGCAGTTTATTCAAGAACAACTGCACACGCTGAGGAATTTGCAAAGAAAATGAGGGAAAAACTTTCCATGGATATAAGGGTCGAAAATAACAGGGAAAATTTTAGAAATTATAATGTGATTAACAGCGTCACTAATGCCAAGGACCCTGTAATAACAGAGAAGAATGCACCAGAATATTATCACATGAACCTTATTGGGGCAAACCTGCTTAACAGAAGGGAGGTAAGCAGTGATGTGATGAGATCCTCTGATCTTGTAATTGTTGAACACATGGGGCAGGCAATGCTCGAATCCGCTGAGATCCAGGATGTAAACGGTTCAGAGAAACTTATGGAACTTAAGGATTTCATAAGGGAAGGCCCAATACAGTCAAGAAGATCTGTATTCAAAACAATGGGTATTGGACTTGAGGACATAGTTGCCGGTTATCTGGTTGTAAAGAATATGGGACTAATCTGA
- a CDS encoding (Fe-S)-binding protein: protein MVVVTSPTLVFIPESELIADYVLSFAVLIFVLAEFYIRYRKAGVTLIPAIKYVLKNLRRFIAQILNYGAFHRKNIKNRYAGIMHLMIFYGILILFIATSLIALSHDILKTILGFGILTGDFYLNFEVWANFGGVLLVAGLLLALFRRIRKKVPLDTITQDFIIIAGLLILSLEGFFLGALKIALYRESFDVYRFVEWPLSYIYTPMGVTGNYGIQIYRIFWFAHVLTAFGVAAYLPFSKLSHMFYSAVGIGIHPEKKRGEMSTPFILSEALESGNFDFKVGAKTIMDLSYFQKTDAIACTDCGRCERACPAVSSGTDLDPRVVVQNIQRALWNGDAPMIDGIISENAAWSCTTCQACVEECPVLIDPQSYNLEARRTLVMDNKLSKETSTYLNNLGNTMNPFGNNNSDRDAMLQYGKKMEEGMDTVYWVGCMGAFDPRYNKVARDVIDLLKKGGVNFGLLGSEEKCNGETARRMGEEGRFQELVLQNIETFNKYGIKKIITSCPHCMNTFRNEYPKFGLKAEVVHHSEALADLIRDEKIKVRNSSETVTLHDPCYLGRINGEYDNTRLIVDSTSNLKEMENSKSKSFCCGGGGGNYWYKVEKEESISKIRMKQALDTGASTVAVACPFCTAMLEDATRTMDVESKIRVRDISEIIKENIEE from the coding sequence ATGGTTGTCGTCACCAGTCCAACTCTTGTATTTATACCAGAAAGTGAGCTGATTGCAGATTATGTACTTTCCTTTGCAGTCCTTATATTTGTCCTTGCAGAATTCTACATCAGGTACAGAAAGGCAGGAGTAACATTAATTCCTGCAATAAAATATGTTCTTAAAAACCTCAGGAGATTCATCGCACAGATTCTTAATTATGGTGCTTTTCACAGAAAAAACATAAAAAACAGGTATGCTGGAATAATGCATCTGATGATCTTCTATGGAATCCTGATACTTTTCATTGCAACATCGCTTATTGCCCTATCCCATGATATTCTTAAGACTATACTGGGGTTCGGCATACTTACAGGTGATTTCTACCTGAATTTTGAGGTATGGGCGAATTTTGGTGGAGTTCTTCTTGTAGCCGGGCTTTTACTGGCACTATTCAGAAGGATAAGGAAAAAGGTGCCCCTAGATACCATAACCCAGGATTTCATCATAATTGCCGGACTTCTCATCCTATCGCTTGAAGGTTTCTTCCTTGGAGCCCTCAAGATTGCTCTGTACAGGGAGAGCTTTGATGTATACAGGTTTGTTGAATGGCCACTGAGCTACATTTATACACCAATGGGAGTAACAGGAAACTACGGCATTCAGATTTACAGGATATTCTGGTTTGCCCATGTACTGACTGCATTCGGCGTCGCTGCTTACCTTCCATTCTCAAAATTATCACACATGTTTTACTCAGCAGTTGGGATAGGGATTCATCCTGAAAAAAAGAGGGGAGAAATGTCAACTCCATTTATTCTTTCTGAGGCACTGGAATCAGGGAATTTTGATTTTAAGGTAGGGGCAAAGACAATAATGGATCTTAGTTATTTCCAGAAAACGGATGCAATAGCATGCACAGACTGTGGTAGATGTGAGAGGGCCTGTCCGGCAGTTTCATCTGGTACAGATCTTGATCCAAGGGTGGTGGTTCAGAACATACAGCGAGCCCTGTGGAATGGGGACGCACCAATGATTGACGGTATAATAAGTGAGAATGCAGCATGGTCGTGTACCACATGCCAGGCATGTGTTGAAGAATGTCCAGTGCTTATAGATCCGCAGTCATATAATCTGGAAGCAAGAAGAACCCTTGTAATGGACAATAAATTATCTAAAGAAACATCAACATACCTCAATAATCTAGGAAATACAATGAACCCATTTGGTAACAACAATTCAGACAGGGATGCAATGCTTCAGTACGGGAAGAAGATGGAGGAAGGCATGGACACGGTTTACTGGGTTGGATGTATGGGAGCGTTTGATCCAAGATATAACAAGGTCGCAAGAGATGTAATAGATTTACTGAAGAAAGGAGGTGTAAACTTCGGACTTCTTGGGTCAGAGGAAAAATGCAATGGTGAAACGGCAAGAAGAATGGGAGAAGAGGGGAGATTTCAGGAACTTGTTCTCCAGAACATAGAAACATTCAATAAATACGGAATAAAAAAAATAATAACATCCTGTCCACATTGCATGAACACATTCAGAAACGAGTATCCAAAATTCGGACTAAAGGCTGAAGTGGTACACCATTCTGAGGCTCTTGCTGACCTAATACGGGATGAAAAGATAAAAGTAAGGAACAGCAGTGAAACTGTGACACTTCATGATCCCTGTTATCTTGGCAGAATCAATGGTGAATACGACAATACAAGATTAATCGTTGATAGCACATCAAATCTTAAGGAGATGGAAAACAGTAAGAGTAAGAGTTTCTGTTGTGGTGGTGGCGGAGGAAACTACTGGTACAAGGTTGAAAAAGAGGAATCAATAAGTAAAATAAGGATGAAACAGGCACTTGATACAGGAGCCAGCACAGTTGCTGTTGCATGCCCATTCTGTACGGCAATGCTGGAGGATGCAACAAGAACCATGGATGTAGAAAGCAAGATAAGGGTAAGAGATATCTCAGAAATAATAAAGGAAAATATTGAGGAATGA
- a CDS encoding HemK2/MTQ2 family protein methyltransferase has product MEPVSFSVNGENIKISRCPGVYFPSDDTFLILDKLRPEGRCLEIGSGSGIISIILARRGYSVIASDINSEALSCTELNASLNGVKFEVILSDLFDGIRGKFDTIIFNPPYLPGEEEEAKIEESEMWYGGTDGLTVIRKFLHGLPDHLNRGGKCYTVLSSLTDIYSLKREFNFYRFDVLEEKSFFMEKIFAYSLSLI; this is encoded by the coding sequence ATGGAACCGGTCTCTTTTTCTGTTAATGGCGAGAATATAAAAATTTCAAGATGTCCTGGAGTTTACTTTCCATCCGATGACACATTTCTCATTCTTGATAAACTAAGACCAGAGGGAAGGTGTCTCGAAATAGGGAGTGGAAGCGGGATTATATCCATAATATTGGCAAGGAGAGGCTACTCCGTAATTGCATCTGATATTAATTCGGAAGCTTTAAGTTGCACAGAGTTGAATGCTTCCCTCAACGGTGTAAAATTTGAAGTTATACTTTCTGATCTGTTTGACGGGATTAGGGGTAAATTCGATACAATTATATTCAACCCACCTTATCTTCCTGGAGAGGAAGAGGAGGCAAAAATTGAGGAGAGCGAGATGTGGTATGGAGGAACTGATGGTCTCACAGTAATAAGAAAGTTCCTCCACGGACTTCCTGACCACCTAAACAGAGGAGGGAAGTGTTATACAGTACTTTCTTCACTTACAGATATATATAGCCTGAAAAGAGAATTCAATTTCTACAGATTTGATGTTCTGGAGGAAAAAAGTTTCTTCATGGAAAAAATCTTTGCCTACTCCCTTTCACTTATCTGA
- a CDS encoding cobyrinate a,c-diamide synthase, with amino-acid sequence MKIVGIAAMSTGSGKTTVTGAILSAVPHSIQIKIGPDFIDPLIESKITGKHGYNLDRWLQGRMERNIVGLASEKADFAVVEGVMGLYDSGVGKEFSTIAYFERLGIPYILVVDVFKWAESIYYAAKGFIKKNCIGVILNGYAGERHLKMIEDVFLSHGIRIVGKIPYREEFKMPERHLGLNLDQDNEKLIYRSREIAKFIDLSFTEHLPEISGMNSIRRTNVQRKNVYIARDDAFCFYYETSLDYFLKRHNVRFFSPLNDEVPEKADLIYIGGGYPELFGERLESALKLKSFLRDYVDNGGYLYSECGGTMFLMNSMENNDKKYEMAGVFSGKTWMEKRPVLNYTKILCETGGPFFRKGQVIKGHEFHYGRIKTEDKMTMRMIRGNGIEGYDGITRKNAFGMYTHIDFMRYGSSMKWEEK; translated from the coding sequence ATGAAAATCGTTGGAATAGCAGCTATGTCCACTGGGTCCGGTAAGACAACTGTTACTGGGGCCATTCTTTCTGCAGTGCCTCACAGCATACAGATAAAGATTGGACCTGATTTTATTGACCCTTTGATTGAATCTAAAATTACTGGAAAACACGGGTACAATCTGGACAGATGGCTTCAGGGCAGAATGGAGAGAAACATTGTTGGGCTTGCATCTGAAAAAGCAGATTTTGCAGTTGTTGAAGGTGTTATGGGGCTATATGATAGCGGTGTTGGAAAGGAATTCAGCACCATTGCCTACTTTGAAAGGCTTGGAATTCCATATATCCTGGTTGTGGATGTGTTCAAGTGGGCTGAGTCAATATATTATGCTGCTAAGGGCTTTATAAAGAAAAACTGCATCGGTGTGATCCTGAATGGTTACGCTGGAGAAAGACACCTTAAAATGATTGAAGATGTTTTTCTGTCCCATGGTATCAGGATCGTTGGAAAAATACCTTATAGAGAAGAGTTCAAAATGCCTGAGAGACACCTTGGGTTGAATCTGGATCAGGATAACGAGAAACTGATCTATAGATCCAGAGAAATAGCTAAATTTATAGATCTTTCATTCACTGAACATTTACCTGAGATTTCTGGTATGAATTCTATAAGAAGAACGAATGTTCAGAGGAAAAATGTCTACATAGCAAGGGATGATGCGTTCTGTTTTTATTATGAAACTTCCTTAGACTATTTTTTGAAGAGACATAATGTAAGATTTTTTTCGCCCTTAAATGACGAAGTGCCAGAGAAAGCTGATCTAATATACATAGGTGGTGGATATCCAGAACTTTTTGGCGAAAGGCTAGAATCCGCTCTTAAACTGAAATCCTTCCTGAGGGATTATGTTGATAATGGTGGGTATCTATACTCTGAGTGTGGTGGTACTATGTTCCTCATGAATTCCATGGAAAATAATGATAAGAAATATGAAATGGCAGGAGTTTTTAGTGGAAAAACATGGATGGAAAAACGACCTGTGCTGAATTATACTAAAATTTTGTGCGAAACAGGAGGTCCATTCTTTAGAAAAGGACAGGTTATTAAGGGACATGAATTCCATTATGGTCGAATAAAAACAGAAGATAAAATGACGATGAGGATGATCAGAGGAAATGGAATAGAAGGCTACGACGGCATAACAAGGAAAAATGCTTTTGGAATGTACACGCACATAGATTTCATGCGTTACGGCAGTAGCATGAAATGGGAAGAAAAGTGA
- a CDS encoding branched-chain amino acid transaminase, which yields MTDEKLSWLNGNFIDEEKAVVPIMTHSLQYGSGIFEGIRGYETPKGTEIFRLKEHVKRFFNTAKIYGMNLGFSEGDIEKAIIEVVRRNKLKSCYIRPFAFYDDHSVGVGTAGKKISVYIGAFPFGKYFSAADTGLKCKVSSWHRMESSILPIEAKASGNYLNSVIAMKEAKASGFDEAILTSRDGYVAEGPGENIFIVKDGALLTPGRDSQILLGITRNTIIELMKENGMQVIERFIHREELYTADEAFFVGTAAEVTPILNIDGITIGDGKVGSITKKVWETYFNLVQGKSNTHQDYLTYV from the coding sequence ATGACAGATGAAAAACTATCATGGTTAAATGGAAATTTTATAGACGAAGAGAAGGCCGTTGTTCCAATTATGACACACTCACTTCAGTACGGTAGTGGTATATTTGAGGGCATAAGAGGATATGAGACACCAAAGGGAACAGAAATCTTTCGCCTCAAGGAACATGTTAAGAGATTCTTCAATACTGCAAAAATATATGGAATGAATCTTGGCTTTTCAGAAGGTGACATTGAAAAGGCAATAATAGAAGTAGTTAGAAGAAACAAGCTTAAGTCATGCTACATAAGGCCTTTCGCCTTCTATGATGACCACAGTGTCGGTGTGGGAACAGCTGGCAAGAAGATTAGTGTTTATATCGGTGCATTTCCTTTTGGAAAGTATTTCTCTGCGGCTGATACCGGACTAAAGTGCAAAGTATCATCATGGCACAGAATGGAATCATCCATTTTACCTATAGAGGCAAAGGCAAGCGGGAATTACCTGAATTCTGTTATAGCCATGAAGGAAGCTAAGGCTTCTGGTTTCGACGAGGCCATACTCACATCAAGAGATGGTTATGTAGCAGAAGGGCCCGGAGAAAATATTTTCATAGTAAAGGACGGTGCACTTTTAACCCCAGGAAGGGACAGCCAGATCCTTTTGGGAATAACCAGAAATACGATCATTGAACTCATGAAAGAGAACGGTATGCAGGTAATTGAAAGATTTATTCATAGAGAAGAGCTTTACACTGCAGATGAAGCTTTCTTTGTTGGAACAGCTGCTGAGGTGACACCCATACTCAATATAGATGGAATTACCATTGGAGATGGAAAGGTCGGCAGTATAACAAAGAAGGTATGGGAAACCTATTTCAACCTTGTTCAGGGAAAATCTAACACCCATCAGGATTATCTAACCTATGTCTAA
- a CDS encoding electron transfer flavoprotein subunit alpha/FixB family protein encodes MKLLLFSEDGTNLGGLATKLREKGEVYGVTLEGQEEKCLEYGLKEIFVLKGKPMGDNTFKALNKIDISKFDRIFISSSPLGRDIAGMIAATLKSTVVTEVFEFEIEGESVKTKRFFFGGKTILEEESKSKVITVQPGSFEPKKIDAKSQVSPMELENSVLSIDQEMEKDRSGTDIESASILVSIGRGVGKKEAIDQIKPLVEAVHGEMSGSRPVCLDYKWLNEERQVGLSGKKVKPRVYIALGISGQIQHIAGMRGSKIVIAVNKDKEAPIFQECDYGIVGDLFQVVPKLVAALKQ; translated from the coding sequence ATGAAGTTACTATTATTTTCGGAAGATGGTACAAATTTGGGAGGTTTGGCTACAAAACTCAGAGAAAAGGGAGAAGTATACGGTGTAACACTTGAAGGGCAGGAGGAAAAATGCCTTGAATACGGACTAAAGGAGATCTTTGTGCTAAAGGGTAAACCAATGGGAGACAATACCTTCAAGGCCTTAAACAAGATTGACATCTCAAAATTTGACAGGATATTCATATCCAGCTCTCCACTGGGAAGAGACATTGCAGGGATGATAGCGGCCACACTCAAGTCCACCGTGGTTACGGAAGTCTTTGAATTTGAGATAGAAGGGGAGAGTGTAAAAACCAAAAGATTCTTCTTTGGAGGCAAAACAATACTGGAAGAAGAAAGCAAGTCAAAGGTAATAACGGTACAACCAGGATCATTTGAACCTAAAAAGATAGATGCAAAGAGCCAGGTTTCACCCATGGAATTAGAGAATTCTGTTCTTTCCATAGATCAGGAAATGGAAAAAGATAGAAGTGGAACAGATATCGAATCAGCTTCCATTCTTGTTTCCATAGGAAGAGGTGTTGGGAAAAAGGAAGCCATCGATCAGATAAAACCTCTGGTAGAGGCAGTTCATGGCGAAATGTCCGGTTCAAGGCCGGTGTGTCTGGATTATAAATGGCTTAACGAAGAGAGGCAGGTAGGTCTATCAGGTAAGAAGGTAAAGCCCAGGGTATATATAGCACTTGGTATCTCCGGTCAGATACAGCATATTGCAGGCATGAGGGGCTCAAAGATAGTCATTGCAGTGAATAAGGATAAGGAAGCCCCCATATTCCAGGAATGCGACTATGGAATTGTGGGCGATCTATTTCAGGTTGTACCAAAGCTTGTTGCTGCCCTTAAGCAATGA
- a CDS encoding electron transfer flavoprotein subunit beta/FixA family protein: MALNIVVLIKQIIDIDQLKTDPNSGEPLTQNIPLRIENLSKNSIEAAVQLKEKNGGKVTGIIFGTEKSNSAMKEAYAMGVDEGFIITGYKGNNPAYTASVLSSKIKELGNVDCVILGNQSADSYTGLLPGLLSTELNMSLLGNAVSVSVEGERIRIKRVLDEKDEIISAVKPCIVSVTQEINQPRLPPVLQIMAAGRKPINTVPAPVGNFETPKIISNLAPKSDRKRLIFEDMDKGVSEITKIIRGEIK, from the coding sequence ATGGCGTTGAATATAGTTGTTTTAATCAAACAGATAATAGATATAGATCAGCTCAAGACAGATCCAAACAGTGGTGAACCACTCACTCAGAATATACCACTTCGGATCGAGAACCTGAGCAAAAACTCCATTGAAGCAGCTGTGCAGCTTAAAGAAAAGAATGGGGGAAAAGTGACTGGAATCATATTTGGAACAGAAAAATCAAATTCCGCAATGAAGGAAGCTTATGCAATGGGAGTCGACGAAGGGTTTATAATAACTGGCTATAAGGGTAATAATCCTGCGTACACAGCCTCAGTTTTGAGCAGCAAGATTAAGGAACTCGGAAATGTTGACTGCGTAATACTTGGAAACCAGTCGGCAGATTCCTACACAGGGTTACTGCCGGGTCTTCTTTCAACAGAACTGAATATGTCACTTCTGGGTAATGCTGTAAGTGTATCAGTGGAGGGGGAAAGGATAAGGATAAAGAGAGTACTGGACGAAAAAGACGAGATAATATCTGCTGTAAAGCCATGCATTGTATCTGTAACGCAGGAAATAAACCAGCCAAGACTGCCTCCTGTCCTGCAGATAATGGCAGCAGGAAGGAAACCCATAAACACTGTTCCAGCACCAGTCGGGAACTTTGAAACACCAAAGATAATCAGCAATCTCGCTCCAAAAAGTGATAGAAAGAGGTTGATTTTCGAGGACATGGATAAAGGTGTATCTGAGATAACAAAGATAATTCGAGGTGAAATTAAATGA
- a CDS encoding acetyl-CoA C-acetyltransferase — translation MNNDSVHIIDFKRSAFSRSRPQDPERDMLNSMRMDEVLGKLIKDTVSRNGINTEDIDDVITGCAIQADENWTYGGRHPVFMGGMPFNVPSMSLDRACSSSLNAISIGAMEIMTGNSRIVLAGGMEHMTHVPLSNNPHVKPNMKLMVRPEFMKYQMNISYNMLATAEKLAALRNIGRDEMDEYAYESHLRAVKGQEEGFFKGEILPIEVENDGKTVIFDRDQAVRKDATLDGMKKLKPILKEDGVITAGNSSPLNAGASLVALASGEKVKEYGFSPMARILSFGWAGVDPSIMGEGPVPATKKALERAGLKPDDIDLWEINEAFAVVVLNAMKAFNIPREKVNIYGGGISIGHPLGATGARIAGTLARELKEKGKRYGVATLCVGGGQGYSVVVEAE, via the coding sequence GTGAATAACGACTCAGTTCATATAATAGATTTTAAGCGAAGTGCGTTCTCAAGGTCAAGGCCTCAGGATCCGGAGAGGGACATGCTTAACTCAATGAGAATGGATGAGGTTCTTGGAAAACTTATAAAAGATACAGTATCGAGAAATGGGATCAATACAGAAGATATTGATGACGTGATAACAGGATGCGCAATACAGGCTGACGAAAACTGGACTTATGGTGGAAGACATCCTGTATTCATGGGCGGGATGCCATTCAATGTTCCAAGTATGTCTCTGGACAGGGCCTGCTCATCATCACTTAATGCGATTTCAATTGGTGCAATGGAAATAATGACTGGGAATTCAAGAATAGTCCTTGCAGGGGGCATGGAACATATGACCCATGTACCACTCAGCAACAATCCTCATGTAAAGCCAAACATGAAACTCATGGTCAGACCTGAGTTCATGAAATATCAGATGAACATTTCATACAACATGCTTGCCACTGCTGAAAAACTGGCTGCTCTGAGAAATATAGGAAGGGATGAGATGGATGAATATGCCTATGAGAGCCATCTTAGAGCTGTCAAGGGCCAGGAGGAGGGTTTTTTCAAGGGAGAAATACTTCCAATTGAAGTTGAGAATGATGGAAAAACAGTGATATTTGACAGAGACCAGGCAGTTCGGAAAGATGCAACTCTTGATGGAATGAAGAAACTCAAACCAATTTTAAAGGAAGATGGAGTCATAACAGCAGGAAATTCATCTCCTCTCAATGCCGGTGCATCTCTCGTTGCTCTGGCAAGTGGAGAGAAAGTAAAGGAATATGGTTTTAGCCCAATGGCTAGAATCCTAAGTTTTGGATGGGCTGGAGTAGATCCATCTATAATGGGAGAGGGTCCGGTACCGGCAACAAAGAAAGCTCTGGAAAGAGCAGGACTAAAGCCGGATGATATTGATCTCTGGGAAATAAATGAGGCTTTTGCAGTTGTTGTCCTGAATGCAATGAAAGCGTTCAATATTCCAAGAGAAAAGGTAAATATTTACGGAGGAGGAATTTCAATAGGTCATCCATTGGGGGCTACAGGTGCCAGAATAGCTGGAACACTGGCAAGAGAGCTAAAGGAGAAGGGCAAAAGGTATGGAGTTGCCACCTTATGTGTTGGTGGTGGACAGGGATATTCTGTTGTAGTGGAGGCTGAGTGA